The nucleotide window CAGTATTTCAATTATGAAGAAAAGTTGTTAAGCACCCAAAATTATCGTACACATTTGCCATACACCTCTTTGCGAATCTATTTCGGGCGACCGGATCGCTAGAGATGCATCGGTACGGAAATTCACTTTCCGGGAGCAGGCGCACAAACAGCCAATAGCGGGTGACGGAATCAGGCAAATTTCAGTTACCGCAGACGCCTCGGTCACCCAGAGCAATAATGATTTAAAGCGCACTCCTCAACCGAGCACGCAATCAACTTATCCCCTGCGGGGGTAAGCATGATTGACCAGACAGGCAAACCAAACCGCTGGCCACCTCCTGCAGGGCGTATCTTTAATATGGAGGTGGCTATTATGGCCAAAAAATTCATTCAAATCAGCTTCCTGGCATTTTTTCTTGTAAGCCTTCTCGCCCTCACCAGTTCATCATCAGCCCAGTCCAACCCCACACCTGCCCCCCTGGGACGACCCGATTATAACTATGCCGAATCCGATGGCTGCACCCGTTGCCATTTTGTTTACGGAGAAAAGGGCGACCATATGCCCGAAGCGGTTGGTATGTATTTCGATACCGCGAAGAATGCCTTCGCATTCACCGGAGGTGGCTGGCGGGCTTCAGCCCATTCCCAGTCAAATTACAAAACCACCCAGAATACTTTTTGCGCCAAGTGTCATTCGCCCCTACAGGCAAAAGCTGACGCCGAATTCAAGCTGGGCAAATCCGAACCCATCGCTGATGGTCAAGTTGAAGGCGTGACCTGCGCCGCCTGTCATCCGAACCACAACGCCGCAGTCGTATTAGGTCGCCGCCTCGGCATCTATAAATTTGGCATGGACAAAACGAAGCCCGAAGCTTATGACGTGGTTCACGAAGGCAATGAAGACCTGCTTTGTCTCAATTGTCATCAGACGCGCCATAACGAGGGCAATCCGGCATTCGACCTGATGTATGTTGCCGAAGTTCGTTGTATGGATTGTCACATGGCAGTGTATGGCAAGATAACCGGCACTGAGGTTGACAAGCGGTTCCATGATTTTAAAGTTGCCAAGAATCTGCCTTATTCCTGTGGGGTGATGGGGTCAATGACTCACTGCCATCCCGAATTCGGACCGGAAGCCACGGCAGCGTTCATTCCCTACCTGAAAAATCAACATAAAGATATGTGGACGCCTGACAAGACCACAAAGAAATTAAGAACCGCTGCGGACTACCTGAAACTCTGGAAGACCCTGCAAGCGCAGTTTGAAAATCAAACCGGCGAAGCGCCACCGAATGGGCGATAATGCCAATGGGTGGCGGTTTAATCCGGTTCATCTAGCCGAAAGGAGGTGAGAGCAAAAAGTTGAATAACGGTTATCATTCACCACATCAGCTAACCCGGGAACGTTGATGAATGATGATCAATCAATTGAATTATGAATCAATCTTATTAAGCGGCTCTTCTCATCTGAAAGTTTTGAGAGGAGCCGCTTTTAAAATTCCCGCTCTAAGTTCGACTCGTCGCGTCTATACCTTACGCCGATTCATGCTCCAGGGCTTTGCGAAGTTGCAGGATTTGTCCGAGATGATAAGCGTTATGGTCGGCGATTAATAAAATTTCCCTGAGATAGGTATGCCCATCGGTGTGCGAAATCACCGCGGTTAAATCAACCTTCGGGTCTTCAACCAGTTTAATCGTTGCTTGCAAATCAGCAACAAAACCCGACAGCGATTGCTGCCAATTGGCATCGCTCATCTGTTGGGGATTTTGCGGCCAATAGCCCGCGGGAAATTCCGGCGACCGCCAATCCGAGTCAAGCGTGTAGCGCAAAATGTCTTCCTGAGCGAGCCGCATATGTTCGAGCACTTCCCAGATGGAATGCTGTGCGCCAACCGGTTTGACATTTCTATGTGCAGGATTCAGATGTTCTATCGCCTTTTCAAAAGTGATGTGCGCCTGCCCGCCGTTTAAGAGTTCGACAAGACTTTTACGAAGCGTGTTATCATTCATAATTTTCCTGAGAACGATGATAAATTTTTCTGCGTATCCAATGCTGCCTGACATCAGGCAACATTAATTAAAAATACTAATTCACAGTTTATGCAAATGGCAAAACTCACGACCAAAATCCCCCCGATGCTCTTTGTTGTGGCGGCAATTTTACTCTGGAGCACCGGCGGGTTGTTTATCAAGATGACTACGCTCGATGCTTTTGCAGTCAATGCCGCGCGTTCGTTTCTGGCGGCGTTGACGGTTGCATTTTTCACCTTTAGAAAAGGCTTGCGGCTGACGCCGTTCATTCTGTTGAAATCGCTCATCTATGCCGGCATCCTTTCGAGCTTCGTTTACGCGACCAAAACCACTACCGCCGCCAATGCTATTTTTTTGCAGTACACCGCGCCGATTTATGTGTTGGCGTTGTCGCCTTTTGTATTGAAAGAAAAATTTCGCGGCACGGATTTGATTATCGTGGTTTGCTGTCTGGCGGGAATGGGATTGTTTTTTTTAGAAACGCCGGGCGCAACAACTCAACTGGCAGCCAGCCGCTTTACCGGCAATCTGGTGGCGCTGGTTTCAGGGGTTTTGTTCGGTTTGTATTTTGTTCTGCTGCGCCATCCGAAATCGCTTGGCAATCGCAATCCGGCAATCTCGGTGTTTTATGGCAACCTGCTGGTGGTGGTGTTTATGTTGCCCTTTCTGTTTCACCATCCGCCGCAACCGACCAAAGGTGATTTGCTTGCCGTGCTGTTTCTTGGGGTCTTTCAAATCGGCATTTCCTATACGCTCTTCACCTATGGAGTTGCCAGAGGCGTTCGCCCCTTTGATGCGAGCATCATCGGTTTTCTTGAACCCTTATTAAATCCGGTGTGGGTCTTTCTGGTGGTTGGTGAAACGCCGAGTCTGTGGGCGATTATCGGCGGGTTGGTCATCATTGCAACGGTAGCCGCGCATACCATCTGGAATAATCGCAACCGCCTATCAACCGCCAAACAAACCACTCCCGGCTAACTCCTTATTCATAACAACGATTGTGAAGCCACTTATTTAGTTGATGAGTCTATATCCCGGTGATAGCGGTCACGCATATCCTCAAAAGCGGAAATAAGCTTTTGGTCGGTGGTTGAGAAACCGTATTCAATGGCTCGTTCAGAGAAACTGGGGATTGCAAAAACCGCGCTATTTCTATCAACGATCCAGAAGTACAAGGGCACATAGGAATCAATCTCACGAATTTTTGCGCCTGCCAGCACGACTTCTAAAGTTCGTTTCTCATCTTTCTTCAACATTTCTAAAAAATATTCTCTGGTCAAATCCTCAAAACCTGGCGCGCCACCATGTAAAGAAAGATATTTCTCAAGCCGTTTAGCATTGCCGGAATCCTGTTTCCATTCTTCCCAGGTTTGCGCCGGTTTAAAGAATTGCTCAATAACTGATTTGTTGCGGGAGGTTTCATTTAAGCAGGTTATATTGACACGCACTTCCTCTTGCTGAATCTTGCGTTCGAGAGCCTGGCGGTAGGCAAGCCAATTGATAGGGTCTGAAAAGCTACCATAGGCAGGATAATCGCAAAATATTTCTATCTCTCGTTTTGCGTGTTCTAAAAAGGCAACAACTTCGGGAAAGTATTCCGGGAATTGACCGATATATCGAGTTGAAAGAGAACGCCTGACCTCATCTAAGGCAGTGGTATGGCTCTTGGCTTCGC belongs to Acidobacteriota bacterium and includes:
- a CDS encoding DinB family protein translates to MNDNTLRKSLVELLNGGQAHITFEKAIEHLNPAHRNVKPVGAQHSIWEVLEHMRLAQEDILRYTLDSDWRSPEFPAGYWPQNPQQMSDANWQQSLSGFVADLQATIKLVEDPKVDLTAVISHTDGHTYLREILLIADHNAYHLGQILQLRKALEHESA
- a CDS encoding DMT family transporter: MAKLTTKIPPMLFVVAAILLWSTGGLFIKMTTLDAFAVNAARSFLAALTVAFFTFRKGLRLTPFILLKSLIYAGILSSFVYATKTTTAANAIFLQYTAPIYVLALSPFVLKEKFRGTDLIIVVCCLAGMGLFFLETPGATTQLAASRFTGNLVALVSGVLFGLYFVLLRHPKSLGNRNPAISVFYGNLLVVVFMLPFLFHHPPQPTKGDLLAVLFLGVFQIGISYTLFTYGVARGVRPFDASIIGFLEPLLNPVWVFLVVGETPSLWAIIGGLVIIATVAAHTIWNNRNRLSTAKQTTPG